The following proteins are encoded in a genomic region of Hoeflea phototrophica DFL-43:
- a CDS encoding DUF1344 domain-containing protein, translating into MRIAISALLGVAAMFASFSAWAQSADVEGTITDVSTAELTISLNDGQVYQAPSEFNFEGLASGVKVLVFYTEVNGKRMINDLELVE; encoded by the coding sequence ATGCGTATTGCGATTTCCGCCTTGTTGGGCGTTGCAGCCATGTTCGCATCCTTCTCCGCATGGGCGCAGAGCGCTGATGTCGAGGGAACAATAACGGATGTTTCGACCGCAGAACTGACCATCAGCCTGAATGACGGACAAGTCTACCAGGCCCCTTCCGAATTCAATTTTGAAGGGCTGGCGTCAGGCGTGAAGGTTCTGGTGTTTTACACCGAGGTCAATGGCAAGCGGATGATCAACGATCTCGAACTGGTCGAGTGA